One segment of Fusobacteria bacterium ZRK30 DNA contains the following:
- a CDS encoding DUF561 domain-containing protein: MIRTEICELLNIKYPILQGAMAWIADGTLAGHVSKAGGLGIVAGGGMPSELLRKEIRIVKSITDKSFAVNLMLMMNEVEEQIDVCIEEGVPVVTTGAGNPGPYMEKLKGAGIKVVPVVPSVALAKRMERVGADAIIAEGTEAGGHIGQITTISLVPQVKEAVNIPVIAAGGIANGKQFAAALVLGADGVQVGTRFIVAHECNVHENYKESIIKAKDRSTVSTGNHTGHPVRVINNKLAKDMIKREKEGASNEVLEDMGRGKLRLAVKEGDVVNGSVMAGQVASMVTKRESSQEIILNLMKDVIKEIETLKNRF; this comes from the coding sequence ATGATAAGAACGGAAATTTGTGAACTACTTAATATAAAATATCCCATTCTTCAGGGAGCTATGGCATGGATTGCTGACGGAACTCTTGCTGGACACGTATCAAAAGCTGGAGGATTAGGTATAGTTGCAGGGGGAGGAATGCCTTCTGAACTTCTTAGAAAGGAGATCAGAATTGTAAAATCTATTACTGACAAGTCCTTTGCTGTAAACCTTATGCTTATGATGAATGAAGTTGAGGAGCAGATAGATGTATGTATCGAGGAAGGTGTCCCTGTGGTAACTACTGGTGCAGGAAATCCTGGTCCATACATGGAAAAACTTAAAGGCGCAGGAATAAAAGTTGTTCCTGTAGTACCTTCTGTTGCCCTTGCTAAGAGAATGGAGAGAGTAGGAGCAGATGCTATTATCGCAGAGGGAACTGAAGCTGGAGGACATATTGGACAGATTACTACAATCTCTCTTGTGCCTCAGGTTAAGGAAGCTGTAAATATTCCTGTTATTGCTGCTGGAGGAATAGCCAATGGAAAGCAGTTTGCTGCTGCTTTGGTTTTAGGTGCTGACGGAGTACAGGTAGGAACTAGGTTCATCGTAGCTCATGAGTGTAATGTACATGAAAACTACAAGGAGTCAATTATAAAAGCCAAGGACAGATCTACAGTATCTACTGGTAACCATACGGGTCACCCGGTGAGAGTTATAAATAACAAGCTGGCTAAAGATATGATAAAAAGGGAAAAAGAGGGAGCTAGCAACGAGGTCCTTGAGGATATGGGTAGAGGGAAGCTTAGACTTGCTGTTAAAGAGGGAGATGTTGTAAACGGCAGTGTTATGGCTGGACAGGTAGCTTCTATGGTTACCAAGAGAGAAAGTAGTCAGGAAATCATCTTGAATCTCATGAAGGATGTAATAAAAGAGATAGAAACTCTAAAAAATAGATTCTAA
- a CDS encoding ParA family protein, with the protein MGKIITIKNNKGGVGKSTLSKNIAHGLALLENKVALITTDSQNDSLILLGGWFEGGKGLKHHIQTGNDVTIKVRENLDYIPVETDIFGNNLKKKIVKAFEMFKEKYDYIIVDSAPVFNVLNETILAITDEIVVPTKLDKLSVAGIMRLINKIEGEKISVVVPNLVRNTKLNKMYNEELEELLGETGVLLSAPIHESVIEETLSEKGKTIFETASKKAEKMQEVYGEIIGNIIG; encoded by the coding sequence ATGGGGAAAATTATAACTATAAAAAATAACAAAGGAGGGGTAGGAAAATCTACTCTTTCTAAAAATATAGCTCATGGTCTGGCATTATTGGAGAATAAAGTGGCTCTTATTACAACAGATTCTCAAAATGATAGCTTAATCCTATTGGGAGGATGGTTTGAAGGGGGAAAGGGATTAAAGCACCATATTCAAACGGGCAATGATGTAACTATAAAGGTAAGAGAAAACCTAGATTATATCCCGGTTGAGACAGATATTTTTGGGAACAATCTGAAGAAAAAAATTGTAAAAGCCTTTGAGATGTTTAAAGAAAAGTATGATTATATAATTGTGGATTCAGCTCCTGTATTTAATGTACTTAATGAAACTATCTTGGCAATTACAGATGAGATAGTAGTCCCGACTAAGTTAGATAAGCTCAGTGTGGCAGGAATTATGAGGCTGATAAATAAGATAGAGGGAGAAAAGATCTCTGTAGTAGTGCCTAATTTGGTGAGGAATACAAAACTTAATAAGATGTATAATGAAGAATTGGAAGAGCTCCTTGGGGAAACAGGGGTACTATTATCAGCTCCAATCCATGAAAGTGTAATAGAGGAAACTCTCTCTGAAAAAGGGAAAACTATATTTGAGACTGCCTCTAAAAAAGCTGAGAAGATGCAAGAGGTATATGGAGAGATAATAGGAAATATAATTGGATAA